One region of Bosea sp. 29B genomic DNA includes:
- a CDS encoding phage tail tape measure protein gives MADEDDSSSFDVGGLRSLNTLTQSLSKSAQAFGKSITTAFASGIIEGKRFEDVLRSIGSSLSQGLLKSALKPLQNTISSWLGSGINSLAGLFTGGMGGGGGGGGSPVSFFADGGVVAAPSYFAMGRGLGLMGERGAEAIMPLSRGPDGKLGVRAGGGGDRRPVSVTVQVSTPDADSFRRSEAQVSAAIARAVARGNRAL, from the coding sequence ATGGCTGACGAAGACGATTCCTCCTCCTTCGACGTCGGTGGCCTGCGCTCCCTCAACACGCTGACCCAGAGCCTGAGCAAGTCGGCACAGGCCTTCGGCAAGTCGATCACCACGGCCTTCGCCAGCGGGATCATCGAGGGCAAGCGCTTCGAGGACGTGCTGCGCAGCATCGGCAGCTCGCTGAGTCAGGGCCTGCTGAAATCGGCGCTGAAGCCGCTGCAGAACACGATCTCGAGCTGGCTCGGCTCCGGCATCAACAGCCTGGCCGGGCTCTTCACCGGCGGCATGGGCGGTGGAGGAGGTGGCGGCGGCTCGCCGGTCTCGTTCTTCGCCGATGGCGGCGTCGTCGCCGCGCCCTCCTATTTCGCCATGGGGCGTGGACTAGGGCTGATGGGCGAACGCGGGGCAGAGGCGATCATGCCGCTGTCGCGCGGTCCCGATGGCAAGCTCGGCGTGCGGGCCGGTGGCGGCGGCGATCGGCGCCCGGTCAGCGTCACCGTCCAGGTCTCGACGCCCGATGCCGACAGCTTCCGCCGTTCCGAGGCCCAGGTCTCGGCGGCGATCGCGCGGGCCGTGGCGCGCGGCAATCGCGCGCTCTGA
- a CDS encoding DUF2460 domain-containing protein, with translation MSGFHEVRFPTGIARGARGGPERLTQVVTLASGREVRNSRWAHSRRRYDAGFGIRTLDALAEVVAFFEERRGRLYGFRWRDRLDWKSCAPSATSAASDQQIGVGDGAARVFQLCKLYGGLHAPYVRRITKPVAGTVLIAVDGVAKPQPAVVSCDHASGLITFAVGHAPPAGSVVSAGFAFDVPVRFDTDAIEVDLSAFEAGDIPKIPIVEIAD, from the coding sequence ATGAGCGGCTTCCATGAGGTGCGCTTTCCCACGGGGATCGCGCGCGGCGCCCGCGGCGGACCGGAGCGGCTGACCCAGGTCGTGACGCTGGCCTCGGGCCGGGAGGTCCGCAACAGCCGCTGGGCCCATTCGCGCCGACGCTACGATGCCGGTTTCGGCATCCGGACGCTCGACGCCCTGGCCGAGGTCGTCGCATTCTTCGAGGAGCGGCGCGGCCGGCTCTACGGTTTCCGTTGGCGCGATCGGCTCGACTGGAAGAGTTGTGCGCCCTCGGCGACCTCCGCAGCGAGCGACCAGCAGATCGGCGTCGGCGACGGCGCCGCGCGGGTCTTCCAGCTCTGCAAGCTCTATGGCGGCCTGCACGCGCCCTATGTCCGCCGCATCACCAAGCCGGTCGCGGGGACAGTGCTGATTGCCGTCGACGGCGTCGCGAAGCCGCAGCCGGCGGTCGTCTCCTGCGATCATGCCAGCGGGTTAATCACCTTCGCCGTCGGCCATGCTCCGCCGGCCGGCTCCGTCGTCAGCGCCGGCTTTGCCTTCGACGTGCCCGTTCGCTTCGACACCGATGCGATCGAGGTCGATCTGTCGGCCTTCGAGGCCGGCGACATCCCCAAAATCCCGATCGTCGAGATCGCCGACTGA